Proteins found in one Toxotes jaculatrix isolate fToxJac2 chromosome 18, fToxJac2.pri, whole genome shotgun sequence genomic segment:
- the carhsp1 gene encoding calcium-regulated heat-stable protein 1: MSSQAPPTQGSRPVTPPLTSAGSPRSPVLPESLHPPICRHRDRSPSPMRGYLIPSPLPTRRNRTCSATARASEGPVFTGVCKYFSRSKGHGFITPSDGGSDIFVHISDIEGEYVPVEGDEMSYKICSIPPKHEKIQAVEVTITHLNPGTKHETWAGRIVSS; the protein is encoded by the exons ATGTCATCTCAGGCCCCGCCCACCCAGGGGTCAAGACCAGTGACCCCTCCGCTAACCTCTGCGGGATCCCCACGGTCTCCAGTGTTGCCAG AGTCCCTGCATCCTCCGATCTGCAGACACAGGGACCGCTCGCCCTCCCCCATGAGAGGCTACCTCATCCCCAGCCCTCTGCCCACACGCAGAAACAGGACCTGCTCAGC GACAGCTCGTGCGTCCGAGGGTCCAGTGTTTACTggtgtgtgtaaatatttttcCCGCTCCAAAGGCCATGGCTTCATCACGCCATCGGACGGGGGCAGCGACATCTTTGTCCATATCTCAGA CATCGAGGGTGAGTACGTGCCAGTAGAAGGCGACGAGATGAGCTACAAGATTTGCTCCATCCCTCCCAAACACGAGAAGATCCAGGCAGTGGAGGTGACCATAACCCATCTCAACCCTGGAACCAAACACGAGACCTGGGCAGGACGCATTGTCAGCAGCTGA